The following coding sequences lie in one Zingiber officinale cultivar Zhangliang chromosome 2B, Zo_v1.1, whole genome shotgun sequence genomic window:
- the LOC122047702 gene encoding phosphatidylinositol/phosphatidylcholine transfer protein SFH9-like isoform X2 — MLVDSLSWRIQNHIDDILSKPITPVDLYREIRDSQLIGMPGYTKEGHPVFAIGVGLSTYDKASVHYYVQSHLQMNEYRDRVILPLASKKYGRHIGTCVKVLDMTGLKLSALSQIKLLTTVFTIDDLNYPEKTETYYIVNAPYIFSACWKVVKPLLQERTRRKVKVLQGCGRDELLKIMDYASLPHFCTREGSGSSRRSSSGPDDCFSLGHPFHQQLYDYIKQQAATGNLVPPSKQGSFHVDVPEPDPEGIQIVKTIETELHKIGDRRNGLSHSLSGLEIDSA, encoded by the exons ATG CTGGTAGATTCTTTAAGCTGGAGAATCCAGAATCATATTGATGACATTCTGTCT AAACCTATAACTCCAGTTGATTTGTACAGAGAGATTCGTGATTCACAGCTTATAGGGATGCCAGGATACACTAAGGAG GGTCATCCTGTTTTTGCAATAGGAGTTGGCCTTAGCACATACGATAAAGCATCA GTTCATTACTATGTGCAATCACACCTTCAAATGAATGAGTATCGGGATCGCGTCATCTTG CCTCTTGCAAGTAAGAAGTACGGGCGGCATATTGGGACGTGTGTGAAAGTTTTGGATATGACTGGTTTAAAACTTTCAGCTTTGAGTCAAATAAAG TTACTAACCACCGTATTCACTATTGACGACCTAAATTATCCGGAGAAGACGGAGACTTATTACATCGTTAACGCTCCATATATATTCTCGGCGTGTTGGAAG GTGGTGAAGCCTCTATTGCAAGAAAGAACCAGAAGGAAAGTGAAAGTGTTGCAAGGCTGTGGCAGAGATGAGTTGCTCAAG ATAATGGACTATGCATCTCTACCCCATTTCTGCACGAGAGAGGGTTCCGGCTCATCGCGTCGTTCATCTTCCGGTCCTGACGACTGCTTCTCCCTGGGCCATCCCTTCCACCAACAACTCTACGACTACATCAAGCAGCAAGCCGCGACGGGCAACCTAGTCCCACCGTCAAAGCAAGGGTCTTTTCATGTAGACGTGCCTGAGCCAGACCCAGAAGGGATCCAGATTGTCAAGACCATCGAGACGGAGCTGCACAAGATCGGTGACCGCCGGAATGGGCTCAGTCACTCGCTGAGCGGCCTCGAGATTGACAGTGCATGA
- the LOC122047702 gene encoding phosphatidylinositol/phosphatidylcholine transfer protein SFH2-like isoform X1 has product MGIVSQDAITQLSRVVDGAEEPLKVTFQNVHQGYPNETLVRFLKAREWSVPKAQKMLVDSLSWRIQNHIDDILSKPITPVDLYREIRDSQLIGMPGYTKEGHPVFAIGVGLSTYDKASVHYYVQSHLQMNEYRDRVILPLASKKYGRHIGTCVKVLDMTGLKLSALSQIKLLTTVFTIDDLNYPEKTETYYIVNAPYIFSACWKVVKPLLQERTRRKVKVLQGCGRDELLKIMDYASLPHFCTREGSGSSRRSSSGPDDCFSLGHPFHQQLYDYIKQQAATGNLVPPSKQGSFHVDVPEPDPEGIQIVKTIETELHKIGDRRNGLSHSLSGLEIDSA; this is encoded by the exons ATGGGGATCGTCTCCCAGGACGCGATCACGCAGCTATCCCGGGTGGTAGACGGAG CGGAGGAGCCGTTGAAGGTTACATTTCAG AATGTGCATCAAGGGTATCCAAATGAAACCCTGGTACGCTTTCTTAAAGCCAGAGAGTGGAGTGTTCCTAAAGCACAGAAGATG CTGGTAGATTCTTTAAGCTGGAGAATCCAGAATCATATTGATGACATTCTGTCT AAACCTATAACTCCAGTTGATTTGTACAGAGAGATTCGTGATTCACAGCTTATAGGGATGCCAGGATACACTAAGGAG GGTCATCCTGTTTTTGCAATAGGAGTTGGCCTTAGCACATACGATAAAGCATCA GTTCATTACTATGTGCAATCACACCTTCAAATGAATGAGTATCGGGATCGCGTCATCTTG CCTCTTGCAAGTAAGAAGTACGGGCGGCATATTGGGACGTGTGTGAAAGTTTTGGATATGACTGGTTTAAAACTTTCAGCTTTGAGTCAAATAAAG TTACTAACCACCGTATTCACTATTGACGACCTAAATTATCCGGAGAAGACGGAGACTTATTACATCGTTAACGCTCCATATATATTCTCGGCGTGTTGGAAG GTGGTGAAGCCTCTATTGCAAGAAAGAACCAGAAGGAAAGTGAAAGTGTTGCAAGGCTGTGGCAGAGATGAGTTGCTCAAG ATAATGGACTATGCATCTCTACCCCATTTCTGCACGAGAGAGGGTTCCGGCTCATCGCGTCGTTCATCTTCCGGTCCTGACGACTGCTTCTCCCTGGGCCATCCCTTCCACCAACAACTCTACGACTACATCAAGCAGCAAGCCGCGACGGGCAACCTAGTCCCACCGTCAAAGCAAGGGTCTTTTCATGTAGACGTGCCTGAGCCAGACCCAGAAGGGATCCAGATTGTCAAGACCATCGAGACGGAGCTGCACAAGATCGGTGACCGCCGGAATGGGCTCAGTCACTCGCTGAGCGGCCTCGAGATTGACAGTGCATGA